catcaaggtcgttcccaacggcctttaactgcatgaattccatttccatcttttgtatttcggttctcggacaatactcctcaatcatggcacacttaaattcatcccatggcgtagcatatgcctcatcaatgccttgtgcatgtgccatagcgtgcaagaagcaaatttggttttgttgtcctccgaacagttgctaactcggaatactgattcaagtttctcgaaccatctggtgagaccaactggtccttcggttccactgaagttgtgtggtttacagctctggaattccttgtaagtacacccatttcgaacgggttgaataaccggtggtggtggcggtggagcttggggttgcatttccgcaatggcagcggctacacgttcttggatcatctctttaatttgagcagcagtaggtgtggatcgaccgttagccatgatgttctaaacaaaaattttgactcaagtcaaaatccagtattcaaatagtaataatacagtatatagtaaccaacatggaatcaaaacatcacatgttattaaataacgcatctaggtataaataccacagaatcatcgtacaataatgtaaatagaacatcgctcaagaattaaataacgcaaagttccattaataataataagtttcatacatttgaataagtccgtacaatacataagtgaaacataaaactacaactagattacataatgaaatataaatacaaaagccctacggtgaaggtgggtgtaggatgtccataacatgagaCATCTGGccctctagctcagcaactcgagctcggaggatctccacctcccttgtcaattcctcgacagtgggagatggtggggcaggtggtgccggcggtgcaggtggtgccggtggtgcgggtggtgcagacattacataacggggtgcagatgttccggctccagaaatagtcagaacgtaacggggtgccttacgcacttgtgggtcggcagggtacggcacaagccgcttacgagctgtaaccctacgacgtcgaccaaacgcgtcagtgaaggctcgtcctccgttgatccccggaatgatggtaccgtcgaagcgataccgcttcttcggcggggtggagggtggctgaataggtacatcagcagggtcctcatcatcactggagtcgtctgaggaggtgtcatcGGATGAatcatcagtggatgacgggtcgtccgaatcatgtggtggctgtacgggtggctgaactggccgtccttgaggggccatcatctgttggtaacgagcgggtccgatcggaatgagacatccatcaggggcgcgtcggcaccaatggcgataccggttacggaatggaccttctccgaactccgcgggaatcacaatctcgccggagcggggctgtgatcctgagggtccgggggaaaatggagctggaatcttcgaagggtcctgggctccgctagaattaaccactggggcaggcgcctggctgctagtcccggaagatgaagcgccggggtcactcgtgggtagcgggatcggtgtgtcggcagcagcagcaggtggggtggctgacgagtctgaactgcctaaaacgatagcaggtggagtatccgacatctgaacaagggaaAATAAATTTTTccgtgtcagtaagtcataaagcaagcatgtattaggccaacagtttaaatcatgtataacaataagtagcatggcaataataacgaatcatacagaagtagcatgcaatcgaaagcaagtaatatcatacggtagtgaaatcatgtagtagcatatggcatatagcagtaaaagtaagcagcagcatgcagtaagttcagcggaaacaagtaaactagcaagttgtagattagtcctattagcgaatcctactcgggtcagtcttagactcactaatgcaacctaattccctacaaccaatgctctgatactaaatgtgatgccccgtacaaaaccatcgtgtacgaatcatcaacaacaggatcattacaaggttaagtactatatgctgtagtaaaagaagttgcattcacgataaaaaggtgacgtcataaccgacatcaaatgttttacaccaacagtatgcttctacgaatagcaagcatgaataaatgtatgtgacctttaggtcgttacaaaacatagtttcaaatgtattaaagtctgaatgcaagataaacagttcatgcggtgataacactagagcagtgggtgtctacggcaagactaacacgacagcggaagcaaataaccttaagcacctgagaaaaacatgcttaaaaacgtcaacacaaaggttggtgagctatagtttaagtataacagtatgtaagttaggccacgagatttcagtgctacaaagagcatttcaaaacagtatgataaagtatatgttaaccgtgggcacttagtaactaacttaatgtttataccccctgaaagtacacttgacaagtgcgtatgtatacgaagtattaaacactcgttaaatgctagtgcgactagcccgagtagggatgtcaaaccctatggatccatatctaagattcgcgttcacggttcaaaaaccaatgattaaacgttaccgagctaaagggaatgtttatgccattgtataacccacacatatataagtttaagtactcgtgcctagtatgtaaaacataaaatctgcatgtattctcagttcccaaaatagttaaagtaaaaagggaatgctataactcacaatgataaagtagcggtaaagtatgactcggaaagtaagcaagtaatgaaggttgtccaaacgggtcctctacctaagtcaaatagtactaagtcagtaaatcgtctgaataggtttaaaagtatgtaaataaggtcttaagggtcatcatcattcatcatttaacaaaaggtgtaaagtaagtttcgttcgtgaaaagagtttaaaacaaaggctgagttcggtcagtcaccacggcctctatacctactgaaataaggtgagaccagtggccatggctccgtatatgagtcctttagttgtggtaaaatttacagaagcaaacttatcttcgtttgaccgtggcgacggtctaagtgcgagtaggtcagaaatttctgcacaacgttaaaggacatagtgatgatcggagggccataaatcctaaaccgtaactcagattaagacgagtcctatatgaaaagttatctactcgaacagtgctatctgaaaatcaacattaaaacagcccaggtcttactgatcagacccagaaacagtaaaacagtagggtcagtaggttccggtggttcttggtgctcgatgcttatcatggttctcatccttgatgcatatagcttcaagtgtacaactcgttgatgtgtttgcatcattttcaccaaggtttgaccatcataatccaagtgtaagtctaagacatgaagcacaactctcttaagtgttgcaagtgttttgatgaaccaaagttacatcaaagtcttagatttaacacattcatgaaatgtaaaagtaatattaaccaagttttgactattatgacacaagtgtaggtctaagacatgtagcacaactcacttaagagttgtatgaagtttgatgaaccaaggttacatcaaagtcttagatctaacacatacatgaactttaaaactaataataagttataaacttgaaagtaaacttatgaaatcaagatcttgagttgtagaacatagttcttagtttgatcttgaagatccaagactcaaaagtctagatctaacataagtgtacaaagttataatttaaGAAAGATTActaacatgttcttgaacttttaaagttaaccctagttcaagaaagtatgagatcaagactaacttgtagtacttgaccatttaaccaacaacatggaattaaagtgcataatatgaagtaacaaactaaataaacaagttaataagtcatggttgttcatactttaaagattcaagcctaagtcttgatctttagaaagtaaactttaaagtttacttcatgaacttcaagtatgatttacaaccatgaacttacaatcttttaacaagtaaaggtagaatcataaactagtaagtttatgttcttgagtattcttgtaaatacaagataaaatgaagaaccaaactaaagagttgattcttgaaactagtaagtaacaaacaacaactagtaactacaagtaagtaaataataatcaaAGATAAGTAATaacaaacaaaagaatgatgatgatggaggaTCTAGGCCACGGTTTTGTGACAAGAAAAATAAGAGAAATATAAGTTGttgcttacaatatttgagagagaaaATAGAGCAAAGTTAAGATGTAAGTTGAAGTGTGTTTTGAGAATGAGAAAAATACAAGTGAACTAGTGAAAGAAGTAAGCAAAGTTTGAAACAAAAACCACTCCCAAGGAGTCTAAAGGCCGACGGCCAAGGGGAATCAAAGGGAAGGGAAAGGACCACTAGATCATGTATGTAAAAGTCTTAAAAGGTTGGTTATTAGATGGCCTTGCATGGGAACTAGATGTAAGGAGCTTGTAATTTGATTCCATGTGCCTAAGTAATTTAGTTAAGTTGAAAGTAATACTTGTAAGTAAGaatgggctagttagtccattaaaattgtagggtgggcttctaaagtccataacattaacaaggcccaagttccattaattaacaagttaatcaaataaaagcccaagtaactaactaataaccttagttaattaaaatgattaataaaactaatcatgaatgtaaataatacttgaaaatattattcgtgcaagtttcgtgtgtcacaaagacgtttcgggcatttaaagtcaagtacgggcaatcatggcaacatgtaaatgtagtaacatacattcgtttaatcacgcgtattaataataataattattaataaataacgttggaaaaaccagggtcgttacatctaACCACACGAATCGAAAGAAACCTCTTGCCTTATCCTTCAATGGTGTTGTCAAAACGAAGTCAAAATCGTTCGAAGTCCCAAGCAATCTATTGAAACAAGGTTCATCTTGACAAACCACAATGCAACCATACATCCCCAATTAGAAAATTGACGATACCAAAATCTTATGCTTAACCAGAAAATATCTCAGCTTAACAAAGGCAACTTATCAACTAAAATAACACGTCTATTAAGTCCACCGACAATTGAATTATTAATATCAAGATTGAAGTAGGCACGTTTTTTGAATACTTGAAGACCTACGATCGTTAATAGCTCGAGCTCTAGAGTACCCAACATAAATCGCACGACCAAAGAGATCCGACCCGTTAAGATTTGAAACTGCAGCTCTAGCACACTCGGGTTGAACGTAAGTAACAAAGGTGTATCTTCTGGCGCACCAAACCTTCACATTTGCAAGTTCACCTTCGTTTCCAAAAACACTACATAACATATCTCTGGTGCATTTTTCGATTCTACCCACGAACACAGTACATCCTGAAACACTTGAATCCACAGCAGCTGGAACTGAAGACCCGTTCTTACATGCCGAAAAGTAATTACTCTCTTCTGCCGAGGGACCACTGCGAAAGAGTCCAGTATTTTCGACCTCAATGGTAGCAGAACCAACATCCAAGGTAGAGGGGAACATAGGAATGGAGACGTTAACTGGATCGTTGTTTAAAGAAACTCCAAACCGAGAATGGTTAGGAGAAACCTGATTTAAAATGGGCGTAGAAGAAAAGGGAATATTATGGGGTTTGGAATTCATTGAAAAGGAAAGGTGGAAGGTGAAAATTGTACGAGTAGCAGATAGTGAAGTTATTATAAACTtgtaaatataaacttatatactcTCTCCGTCCTATTATAAGTGTCCACTtaatttttgcacacagttttagggaATCCCATTAACTTCATTCTTACCAATCAGAAATCTTttttctccagaataacctcttttcATTGGTTGAAAGTACAATGTGAACACTTGTAATGGGACACCCATTAATTACAGTAATTAAATTAATTACCTCAAAACACAGCGTACCCCTCTTTCCGCGCTCAAAATAAGTATTTCTAGGGTTTAAAGCATCAAACCCTCACCAATCCGACACTCATTTTTTAACCGGACAAGATTGCGACGGCTACAATGAACGTCGATATGGACACTTCTCCGAGCTATTACGATCCTCAAGAGCTCAGTCTCCGAGAGCGTTACCGTCGCTACGGGTATGAATCGTAACTTCATAGTCTCTTCCTCTATTCTACAATTCAATATTTGTTACAATCTGTTTGATGAACATCTACTCAATTATCTGTCATTATAAattataatctataatctataataataatatgtatgtataatCTTCAGGAAAAGGCTATCGCCATCACCGCACCAAGAGAACTATCAATCGAAATTTAGTAATGCAGCTTTGTATCTTGACAATATTAAAAGAGAAATTGACCACTCTGATGGTGATCAATCGGAAGGAAGAACTCATTCTTCTTTCAAAAGGAGATCATCGCCTTCAACCGACGGAGTATCTGAAATCGGCGTTGATTTGGTTGGACGCTCCAGAACAACACAGGCTCTAAAAGTCTGCAAGCAGGAGGACGATGGCTCAGTGGACAGTGCGGATGCAACATTTTCATTATTTGCTTCTCTTTATGATTCTGCTCTTCAAGGTGCTTGTGTATTTTCAGTTGGTGTAGGTTTTATTCACAGTACTGATATGATATTGATGcaattattagcattttatagcccAGGCGCCTGGGCATAAATCGATTAAAACAGCACAGAACAGTGAATGCAATATGATAGTTCCTCAGCGGCCGTGTAGTACATTGATTTACATATGAGATAGTTTTAACCTTAGGTGTTTTTTTCTTATCGTGTAAAAGGAGTGAATAGTATAAGAACACTTGTAGCTAAAAGAAGGTGGTTAAGGTTGGTCTGCATTTGAGTTGCTTAATCTTGGATGGAACGAATTGTTGCTCTTTCTGGTTCAGCTAAATGATACGGAGTATTTTATTTTCAAATGAATGGACATAGACAAACAAAGCTCTCTTTTACCAATTTTATGCACACGTGACACGTACCTGGAACCATATTGACACTGTTGTGCTATAACTTGTTTTTGCATCAACTGGTTCTGTACTTCATTGTTGATTTTATATATTGCAGGATTGATGTCGATCCCTGATTTAATATTAAGACTTGAAGGAGCATGTCGCAATGTTTCAGAATCAATCAAGTATGCCTGGTTTCCTAAATTAGTTGATATGCTAGTGTCTTTGTAATTTTCTATATTTATGTTTCTATCTCTGATAAAAAGAAAGAAACGAGTATTGTATAACAATTGTCTATGTTCTTACTCTGGATATCAAACCTAGTACTCATCTTATCATGAGAAATGTCACATTTGGCTCTAAATGTATTTATGAAAAGTCCATGATCTGATGATCACCATCATTCGTGAATAAGAACAAAACAGAGGAAACTTCTCCACCAAATTCAACTTAATAATCAGTATGTACTGATGAATTGGGTGGATAAGTAATTCTATGCTAAAGGTAAAACATTGTTTTTTCATTCTAACATGCAAAGAAATGTTTTTCGACTTCAAAATGTGAAATCTGGGCACTTGGTGGATGATGAATTCTGTATCTAAATTTCTAGACAGTTGGTGTTTATTTCATGTTCTTgctattattataataaaataaccATTGTTAAGTATTACTATAGTTTATAGTTTTTTGGAAATGATCTTAGTGAGTATCCTGACAACACATTTCTCATGTTCTTATGCAGTAACAGTTGTAGCGAGCGACACAGAATAGTTGAAGACAAACTTATGAGGCAAAAAGCTAAGATGCTACTTGATGAAGCTGCTTCTTGGTCTCTTTTGTGGTATTTATATGGGAAAGGCATGCTTCATTACCTTTACCTCACTATTCATTTGGATTTAGGCCAATGTCTTATGCAGTAGATATGTATAGGCAATAGTTTGTTATGTTTGTGGCATTTCTCTCTTTAACCGGATCAAGCAATATCAGCCAGTAATTAATATcactattaaatattaatattaattttatcttTTTTGTTGGGGCTATACTGAGTGTATATTCTGTTTTTACTCTTTTCAATATTGTACAGGAAATGACGAGATTCCCAAAGATTTGCTCCTGGTATTAAGCCTCATGTTTAGTAACATTTTCATTGATTTTACTAATGCCAATACTTTTGTATCGATTAGTTATCTCTCAAAACTCATGTTTATTGGCTTCACTGTGATGCTTTACTTCAGTTGCCAGCAACTTCACATCTTGAGGCTTGCCACTTTGTTGTTGAAGATCATATAGCTCAGTTATGCCTTAGACTTATCCAGTGGCTTGAAGGATTAGCCTCCAAGGCCCTAGATTTGGAGAACAAGGTATTTACTTGCGATTTTCTCTATATTGCGTTATATGTTTTGCCATTTTGATAGATTGGTTCACTTTTAGTATGAATAGAATGACATTATAGCTTAATATGCCTTTTTAGTAATTTGCCAGAAAGCTTAAACAGCTATCAACACAATGTTGCCCACGTTTGGTTTGTTAAAATCTTTGGCATCTCTTAATGCAGTTAAGAGGCTCTCATGTTGGCACACATCTTCCCACCTCTGGAGTTTGGAATCATACCCAAAGGTTTCTTAAGAAAGGTTCCTCAAATGAGAAGGTTGTTCAGCACTTGGATTTTGATGCCCCAACTCGTGAATATGCTCAACCACTGCCTGATGATAAAGTAATTTTTTATTTCCCATCTGCTGTAGCCATTAAAATATCATTATATTGCTGTATAAAAACTTGCTAGTAGTTTGTGTACTTCCGTTTGATTTTGTCTTTTCATTTTGTGTAGTTGTTGGTTTTGATTGGTAAATAGTCCGTGTTTTAGGTTTCGAGTTATTAGGGTGGTTCGCTTATAAATAGTTTGCGTGCAGATGTTACTTTCTAGGTGCGAGTCTCCCGTTTCCCCCGTTTATTTGTAATCCCATGTTGAGGGCGTTTTCCATTGGAAAATGATCTCGTTTCTATATGAGTATTCATTATtttcgtcaaaaaaaaaaaaaaaaaaaaacttcctaATAAGCCAGGTGTTCTAACAGCTGCCAGTGACTTTATATTTGCTGTCACAGATATATATTTAGAAGTAGTGTTATTAGTTAAGTTATAATGTGAATCGTATCAAGTAAATTGATATGCTTTTAAACAGAAACAAGATGAATCTCTTTTAGAAGATGTTTGGATTCTATTAAGGGCTGGAAGATTGGAAGAGGCATGCAATCTTTGTCGTGCTGCAGGACAGGTATGCATCTCAAAATTTAGGGTTTCAAGTGTTTTTTTCTTTTTGGTGTTCTTGATGCTTACTGTCTGTGGATAGTCGTGGAGGGCTGCAACCTTGCGCCCTTTTGGAGGGTTGGACCATTCTTACGGCATTGAAGCTCTCATAAGAAATGGGAAGAACAGATCACTGCAAGCCACAGAATTGGAAAGTGGTATGAATCACCAGCGCCGCCTCTGGAAATGGGCGTCATATTGTGCATCAGAGGTAAGAGAAAAGAGTTATGCTTATCTTATTAtccaaaaaaaaaacacacacgatAACTTATTACTTTACCCGATACTTATCTTGTGTTTATTTGCGTGTAATAAAGAAAATTGCAGAGCAAGAGAGTGGGAAATATGAAGCAGCAATATACGCAGCCAATTGCAGTAATGTAAAGCGTATTCTACCCATCTGTACTGACTGGGAGGTATAGTTTTTTGGATGTGAATGTTTATATTGTATTGGTTTGTACATTTGAAATAATGACTAAAACCCTGAGGTTGGTAATTGCAGTCTGCTTGCTGGGCTTTGACTAAGTCATGGCTTGAGGTTCAAGTTGACGTGGAATTATCCCATCATCAATCTGAAAGAAGTGCAAGTGAAAGAAACCCTGAACATGGTGATGTTAATTCTCAATCATATCTTGGACCAGAAAATTGGCCACTCCAAGTCTCAAAGCAACAACCAAATGACCTTTCTGCCCTTCTTCAAAAGCTTCATTCAAGGTAGATTTGCTGGGATTTTCTTCTTTGTACACGATGGTAGTATATGTTATGACTGTACCTGAGGCTGCTAAattaattcttatttttatttttattttgatgaTTTAGCGAGTCCGTACATGAGGCTGTAAGTCAAGGATGCAAGGAGCAACACCGTCAGATCGAGGTTATTGTCTTTTCACTGTGCTTTACAATTGTATATTTGGATAGACTTAAAAGGAGATACACCTTGCTTTGTATGCTCCCTGTTTTATAATTTTATGTTTACTATGCCTATGTTTCCGTGCAGTTAACTCCTATATTACTAACTGAAAAAGTTGTATATATGTGTCTATTTATGAATGTCAGTACATGATGACCATGTTCAATCGCACTTATTAAGGCTATACGTTTACTGCTTTCTTTAACCAAGACTTTTGAACAGATGAGTCTGATGATAGGGCATATTCCTCGTCTACTTGACCTTATTTGGTCATGGATATCTCCTTCTGGTGGCGATGAAGATATTTTCAGGTAATTTAGTGGTTTCTAGTCTCTTCTTTTAGATTGATGTGGACTACTTTCACTATTGATAGCATGAGAACAGTCAACTATATTTTACACAACCTTTTTGGACTATAACCAGTAACATTAACTACTACTCCATGGGCTGTATTTGATGTGGAAGGTTTATAGAGATCATCTGGCTTACGAAAGTGCCTTAGAATGTAGCTTAGCAGGTCTACTATATAACAACATGTTGGCTGAGTGATTAAGGCCTGCTAAGTAAATATTTTGCAGTTCACATTTGTGTCATTATTCGTGATAGTCCTATTTCTGCCAGGCCTCATGGTGATCCTCAGATGATCCGTTTTGGGGCACATTTAGTTCTCGTGCTTCGTCATTTACTTGCTGATGAAATGAAAGACGCTTTCAAGGAGAAGATAATGACACTTGGTGACCTCATTCTTCACATGTGAGTATTTCATCTTATATGGCGGAAAAGGGTTGGTTGACATTTGAATTATGATTATAAAAGCATATGAGTGTGTCACTTGTTAACTTTAGTTTTTTGGTCAAGTAGCAAACAATCATCTTCTTTTGCAATCTATTTCAACAAAGTTCTCATTTTGAAGCCCAAACTGGCATACATATTTTATACGTAATATCTATAACCTGTGCAAGCATATAACTGGGACAAGCATTGACAGGTATGCGATGTTCCTTTTTTCAAAACAACGTGAGGAGTTAGTTGGTATCTATGCATCTCAACTTGCACGACACCGTTGCATTTATTTGTTTGTACATATGATGGAGCTACGGCTGAATAGCAGGTGAAGAAAAACTTTATTGCGGTTGATTTTCAGTTAAATCGTTTATGCTTAGAGTTCCTGAATAGTTTTTAGCAGTGCGCTGTGGAGATACCCTCTTTAGGATTATATAACAAAATTTGTAGAGATCGGACTAGGATGTTTAACTTGGTCTTGTGCTAAATTTCTTATATGTAATTTTGGTTTATCTTCAAGAAAGTTCTTTAGTAATGTACAATTCCAGATTTTTATAAAACTAAGTATTTCGGATAGAAGCATTGTCGTTGTTATAATGTATACAAAAGGCACCAGTAATTATAAGAATGAGAATGGTTCC
This genomic window from Rutidosis leptorrhynchoides isolate AG116_Rl617_1_P2 chromosome 2, CSIRO_AGI_Rlap_v1, whole genome shotgun sequence contains:
- the LOC139892741 gene encoding nuclear pore complex protein NUP107 isoform X1 is translated as MNVDMDTSPSYYDPQELSLRERYRRYGKRLSPSPHQENYQSKFSNAALYLDNIKREIDHSDGDQSEGRTHSSFKRRSSPSTDGVSEIGVDLVGRSRTTQALKVCKQEDDGSVDSADATFSLFASLYDSALQGLMSIPDLILRLEGACRNVSESINNSCSERHRIVEDKLMRQKAKMLLDEAASWSLLWYLYGKGNDEIPKDLLLLPATSHLEACHFVVEDHIAQLCLRLIQWLEGLASKALDLENKLRGSHVGTHLPTSGVWNHTQRFLKKGSSNEKVVQHLDFDAPTREYAQPLPDDKKQDESLLEDVWILLRAGRLEEACNLCRAAGQSWRAATLRPFGGLDHSYGIEALIRNGKNRSLQATELESGMNHQRRLWKWASYCASEKIAEQESGKYEAAIYAANCSNVKRILPICTDWESACWALTKSWLEVQVDVELSHHQSERSASERNPEHGDVNSQSYLGPENWPLQVSKQQPNDLSALLQKLHSSESVHEAVSQGCKEQHRQIEMSLMIGHIPRLLDLIWSWISPSGGDEDIFRPHGDPQMIRFGAHLVLVLRHLLADEMKDAFKEKIMTLGDLILHMYAMFLFSKQREELVGIYASQLARHRCIYLFVHMMELRLNSSVHVRYKIFLSAIEYLPFSPGADLNGIEKGSFEEIIERVLSRSREVKLGKYDGTTEVAEQCRLRSLQKATVIQWLCFTPPSTINDSVRVGTKLLLRALMHSNILFREFALISMWRVPSMPIGAHTLLSLLAEPLKHPSESLFFTEDHDIADSLREFEDWNEYYSCDATYRNWLQIELENAGIDVSNEEKQRATVVAMDTLSSSMALLMRGGDPWLVPTEDHIYESMENTNLELHATAMLCLPSGDCMLPDATLCTALTSALYSSVGEEVALKRQLLVNVSISAKDSCTVEIALRCLGTEFDGFGPNKLADGGVLAAVIAAGVKGELAGFQAGVTMEILKLEAWYSGIDGSLGSTATYILRGLCRRCCIPEVILRCMQVSVSLMESGNEHQSHDELIELVASSETGLLHLFSQNQLQEFLLFEREYSIRKMELLEEPAA
- the LOC139892741 gene encoding nuclear pore complex protein NUP107 isoform X2, producing MNVDMDTSPSYYDPQELSLRERYRRYGKRLSPSPHQENYQSKFSNAALYLDNIKREIDHSDGDQSEGRTHSSFKRRSSPSTDGVSEIGVDLVGRSRTTQALKVCKQEDDGSVDSADATFSLFASLYDSALQGLMSIPDLILRLEGACRNVSESINNSCSERHRIVEDKLMRQKAKMLLDEAASWSLLWYLYGKGNDEIPKDLLLLPATSHLEACHFVVEDHIAQLCLRLIQWLEGLASKALDLENKLRGSHVGTHLPTSGVWNHTQRFLKKGSSNEKVVQHLDFDAPTREYAQPLPDDKKQDESLLEDVWILLRAGRLEEACNLCRAAGQSWRAATLRPFGGLDHSYGIEALIRNGKNRSLQATELESGMNHQRRLWKWASYCASEKIAEQESGKYEAAIYAANCSNVKRILPICTDWESACWALTKSWLEVQVDVELSHHQSERSASERNPEHGDVNSQSYLGPENWPLQVSKQQPNDLSALLQKLHSSESVHEAVSQGCKEQHRQIEMSLMIGHIPRLLDLIWSWISPSGGDEDIFRPHGDPQMIRFGAHLVLVLRHLLADEMKDAFKEKIMTLGDLILHMYAMFLFSKQREELVGIYASQLARHRCIYLFVHMMELRLNSSVHVRYKIFLSAIEYLPFSPGADLNGIEKGSFEEIIERVLSRSREVKLGKYDGTTEVAEQCRLRSLQKATVIQWLCFTPPSTINDSVRVGTKLLLRALMHSNILFREFALISMWRVPSMPIGAHTLLSLLAEPLKHPSESLFFTEDHDIADSLREFEDWNEYYSCDATYRNWLQIELENAGIDVSNEEKQRATVVAMDTLSSSMALLMRGDPWLVPTEDHIYESMENTNLELHATAMLCLPSGDCMLPDATLCTALTSALYSSVGEEVALKRQLLVNVSISAKDSCTVEIALRCLGTEFDGFGPNKLADGGVLAAVIAAGVKGELAGFQAGVTMEILKLEAWYSGIDGSLGSTATYILRGLCRRCCIPEVILRCMQVSVSLMESGNEHQSHDELIELVASSETGLLHLFSQNQLQEFLLFEREYSIRKMELLEEPAA